AGCAAATTTTGAGTAGTAAATCaaaatttttctagaaaaaatatcTCTATAGTGGATTCAACCAATATTTCACTAAAACTAGCATGTGATTTGGTGTAAAGGAGCAATCAAACCAATTAAGAAGAGATATGAAAttataataaaacttaaaatccACTGCTGCCTATGAACAGATGAAGACAGGATCTAACCCTAGCATcctttctgaaaataattttttgtaaattttatcaCGGTTTGGAGTAAATTATGGAACTGACTTCCAAGATTcactatttaaataattaaaaaattactatGTAGACAACAAAAGGAGGAATGATGAACTAATATGAAACTGTGTTATACTCTTTTTcagcaaataaaaaattttaattttcatataaacaataaaaaaccccaaaatgtTCTGATAGACGCAGTTCAATGGTTTCTTCAAAGTAAAGGCCTATTAAGCATATGAGACTAAATTGAGATTTTAcatgtttctcaaaaaaactaCACTGTGCTGTATTTTAAAGATTAAGTTTCATACAGTTCCTGAAGTGCTCAAATGCTTTTACCTACAGGTAAAGTCAAAAGTCAAGTGTAAGTAGAAATAAAACTAATGACTAGTGTTAACTATTGTGAAAACTACtgattttatctctctctcctgccattCCAAGGgagatttttactttgaatttctttttcagtttattgCTTTTAATAATGGGATTTCAAAGATACCACAGTCGCCAGTAATTTCCATCTAATGCTATATATGAAGAGTGACTTAATAAGCTTACTAAATTTTCAATTGGACACATTTGAGATATGTGTACAAgaggtagacacacacacatatgtgtgtatctCAAATACTAGATAACTAAGTTTTCAAATTATAAGACTCCACAGTATGATTATTTggcttcaaatttttcttttccatattttttgcATGTTAGAATCACAAAGAAAAACCTAATATATGAATAAGTAACACATGTCTCCAAACTAGAAtcttttctcatgtttatataaaGGTTCTAAAATTTTATCTTTCATAGCTCTCTTGTTTTTaatgcttaaaattttttctaaacTTTTCCTGTTTGATATATAAGCCAAAATATCCTATTTTTTGTTTATACCATTACAAGTTTTGTTGTTGAAGTAGTTCTTTGGAGAAAGTCAATTTCTAATATTAATAAAACTACTTCCTAGCGTGAATCAAAGAACTCAGTGTAGtcggttttttcttttcttttctttttttttcttttactgaatGAGTAAATCAATCACACACCAACAGTGCTGTAAATTTAAGTGCAAAAGCATTGAAGTGCTTTACTACAAATTACAACCTAGAAACACGTTAACTGAACAATTAAAATCCATACAATCAGATTTAGATATATAACAACACAAAGTAGAAACAGAATTACAGTACATTTACAACACAAGACAGATACATGAATTCATTAGAAAATATTGTAATAAATAATTCATGAATTATAGTGCAATTGATTTATGCATAAATATAACTAATTGCCTAACAATCAGTTTATATTAACAAAATCTGTCAAAATCAAGGCAGCCACAGAGTTTTACTAAATTACTGCGAcaatggaaatactgcaattaaaaaacaaatacaagtatttgtaCTGTAAACAACTAAAAAAATCAGTCTCACTAAAGTTAGTAtacaatttaatataaaattgtcATTAGCTACCAGAAATGGTTTAAACAACTTTACTGAGCAGTAGTTTTCTAAAAACAGAGgcactgtttttcttttccttctttttttaaaatataaaatacttgagGAACATTCAAATAAGTAGAAAGCACAGAAGGGTTGCTTTCACCTTTGTTAAAGTCTGCTGAAACTGGATTTTTCAGAAAATTGTCAATAAGTTAATAACTGGTAACTAAATTTATAAAGTACTTTGAAAGTTTAACATAAAGAACATCTTAATAGAATCACTGGGGAGAAGGGGAACCCATAAATTTCCCTGCCTTTCCTAGTTTGTATAATTAAAAGTTAACTCAATAATTAGaaacattttgtttctcttaaaAGTTATGGGTTGATCATTACTATAAActatcaaaaaatatttaatttactatttctgaccaaaaataaataatacaagtaCTAAAATGCTGCAAATTAACTATAATATCACCTATAAAACTACTGATCATGGTGAAGTCAATAGCAAAATGATCCCTGATTTTATGAATCCTGTAAAGTTTTTGGTCAGGTcatcttttaaataatataaaagtgTTCTGTCAGTATCCCTTTACTACAAACTTCTCAATCAATTTATTAATGTAAATATAGTGTGAGGAATAAAAAAGCTCAATATAAATATTATGTAATGCATTTAAGCCCCCAAATTTTGcaagtaaaattctgtataaagaGGTCAATAAAATTGTGTTGAAGCATTTACTTTatctttgcctttgtttttcaATGGGGGGAAGGGGAAATATACTAAATAATCCAAGTTCTGGCCCTCACAAAATATGgcttaattctttaaaaagaaagatgaccCTGACATCGGCTGTTTTGCAATCTATTATGTATACTttcttggggggaaaaaaaaagagcaaaatgatTCATACCCCAGTATGCAGGTAACATTAATAGCTGAAGAGGGTTCAGTACAGATCTAGGAGACCAAATAACTACTTGACTGTGTAGTTTCCCACCCTTCAGTTTAAGCATCTGTAAGCAGTTTTTAAATGTACTAGCTGAAAATCTCTTTAGTATCACATGTATATGTGACTATTAGGTTAGATGATTACAAGTGTAAAAACACAAGCATTTGACAaggtgcactttttaaaaaaattcagcttTAAGTACTCCTTTTGGACTTAAGAAAACTGGTTTAGAAAAGTGATTGGAACCTGAATTTTAATAGAGAAAAGGGGCATTTGGAAAAGTTCGAAATGTATGAAGCAAATCCCCATTCTTTATATGGAGGCACATGCTTTACAACATTTTACCACTAAAACTGCATACTCCATAAATCCAACATGGATACTCTGTGAACGACATTTTAAAActgctatatataaaaattactgtCCTCTCTTAAAGAGTCTAGTAAAAGTTAAAATGCACTGCCCAGCTTCTAACTACCCAGTTAGTAGAGAGTTTACATTACTGAAAGTTCAAAACAGCTTCAGtgttaaatatttgtaaatctatTCAAGACCCTGAACAAACTGCAAATTTGGTTATTAGCAAAATGATAATGTATCGCCCACCAAAATGAAATCTGTAATTCATTTTGATAaactgaaaatgttttgaaatgtcACAGCAGCAAATATATTAAAGTTACACTGAGGTTTTTCAATAGGAGTGTGTCACAATCCTTAAAATTTGAAGTAGTCATAACATCAACTAACCAGCACATTTAAACCAAAGTATCATTCTCAAGCTTTTTCTGCGCACATTATAAACATGCTCTAAGTTGCATTCCAACTTCTTTTCTAACCTTACACATTagcttatttttcaaatgaaaaacaaaattaaattattttaataattaaatttaaattactttttgttCTTAGTATTCCATCTTATATTAAAGGATTCTATAGCTGCTGGGGTTAGCTATgtgtcagtttttttaaaaagtatatacctTATAACCCCAACTTCCTGCTAAATCAACTattaaatgataaatattaaatttcattATACATATCatttaaggttttctttttctattcctgGTGGATGCACTTGAGTGCATTTCAAATTTCATAGAATGTACTGTAGTGTACAAATActgtatatattaatttttcttaatgtgGAGATAGCTGTCTAAATAATTTAAACTTCAACTGGTTGTCTGACATACTTACAATAACTGTAAGTATATTATGTAAAAGTGTTGACAAACTATCAATATCATATTCCCATTATAAGATGGTTCTACTGAATGGCTGGAGTGGTCTTTTACCAATAAAAATGTTTCACTTGACAATTACTTTTTTTCCCACAACGCTTTATGCTATTGACTACTAAAGAAAACCTGAATCTTTTTCACCTATTTATACAAGGATTAAATACAAACTATCAGAATTAGGTAACTATATAATTCTGTCCACAGTGAAAACCCTGAATAAAACTTTTTTCAAAAGGCATGTAAGTGGTTTTGAACTGTAAAATTTCATGTCTCCTGTCAAAGTGAGCATCTGTAATTCCGTGTGTATAtagacacacaaatacacacttgtgcacatacacacacgcaaacacacatacacacacacgcacatacacacatacaaacattttCCTAACAAGTAATCTACACAGGCTTGCTGCCATTTTTGCAGCTGCCAGTCCCTGAATCTGTCATATTATATAACCCAGTGTCTGGTAATCGCAGTTTCTTCTTCGGAGGAGTCTTCAGTGTTCCAGATCTTTCTTTTACCTTGTATTCTAAAGTGCTGTGAGGTACCCCATAAATTCCTTGTGCTTTGGAAACACTCATTTTTCCACTCATTACCATTGCAATAGCCTCTTCCATTATTTCATGATCATATTGCCGATAACGGCCACGTTTTTTCCTGGGCTGCTTACTATCTTTTCGATCCAATCCATCTTCAGTAGTTTCAGAGGTTCCATCAACTGTTCCATTTTTAGAATTAAGACACAAAGGAGAGAGGTCCCCATGTAGAAAGTAAGAGTCAACACTTGAGTGAGTTATGGGCCCAGAACattctattttgttctgtttagggagtatatttttcagtttttggaGAGCTGATCCTTCTAGGACTGGAGAGGTTTTGGAAACTTGATACATGACATCCAGCAGACCATGACCATCAGATTGTGGTTTTGAAACAGAACTTACTCGTAGCTGAGGAATTTTTAACTGTACAGTCGGATGTGAAGTTTCATATTGtaggctttcatttttttctttgaattgagTAACCATTTTCTGTAGAGTTAACTGATGGAGGTAACTGGAAGCTGTTGGGAATTTTAATTCTGAGGTTTCAAGTagattgagtttacttttttctgTGCGCTCTGCTTGAGCTCTTGCCCACAAGGCTACTTTTTGCAGCACTGCACAAGTTTCTTTACTGTCTTTATGTGAGTAACTATCATTGAAATCtcgagttttgtttttaaaagatgcaGGCTTCCCTGCTGGTAAGGCTTCTAAGTGGAGAAGTAAAGTTTTTTGAGGTATGCCATAAAGTATGCCTGCTTTATTTATGTCCAGTGCTCCAGACTGAATGTCTTTCAAAGCTTTTGAGAGCAAACCATCTGCAAACTCAGCACTTCTTTCCACATAGTCCTCTCTGTTTCTGTGTAGTCTCCTGGATGGATGGAATGAAACGATGGTAAACTGATGCATGAGAGACTCTCACACAGCTATGGAAAGGGAGGGTCCACTCCTTTATTATACTCCTTGCTTAGGTAACATCACTGCTTATGACTCTTTTAAGTCTGTGAGATGTAGTAGTTACTCCTTATCAAAGCAAACGCTACAGTCCTGGTAGGACAATGTGTCAATCATACGGTGGCCTCAACGGGCAGACCTTCCAAGAACATAAAATCCTAACTCAGTATTTGTAATAATATTCTCATGATGTTGCTATTCCTCTGACAGATGCTTGCAGAGCaacacttaaaatttttgtttgtacaattaGAGCTCCATTATAAAAAAGTACCCAAATCCTAAAGGAGTTTTTGTTAGTAGAAACGTGACGTTACCGCTAAACAAGTAATAAAAGAGTCAACCCCTTTAAAGGAAATTTGTAGCAGCAAGAATATTTCCAAATACAAACATCCCATATTTCCACAGCACTAATTTTTCTCTagataaaaacttaaaaacttgTAACACGTAGATTAAGTTGTATTTGggtgaaataattttaaatataataaatgttatttctatttcaaaTGTATCACTGTAGTTTCCAAAGTTTTTTAAGCAGAAAGCTTACTATACCTTATGACTCAAAAGCTACTACAGCCTTAGTTGAAACAAATTATACTCAACACCTATGacttaaatgtgacaaaaaagCTTCCTACGCGGTTTGTTAATGGGAAGATGcaaaagttacaaaaaaaaatccaaaaacccAACAGAATAGCATTTCactattaattatttctttaatttaatgACAGCTTTCAAAACATGAAAGGACATTTTGTGGTGATTCTAGATATATTAGTTTGCCACCACACCTAAAgcacaatgaaaaaaatataaacactatAAGTTGTAAGAATTAACAAGTATAGTACTTTGAAAacttgattatttaaaaaaattaaataatgaaattaCATAGTTCCCTTAAAATTGCCTCCTgaatactgaattttaaattctctttattcATCCTGCTTCTTAGTTTGTATTCTCTGACTAAGTTGGTAGTTCATTTTAGTAACATGAACTAAAGTTTGGTGATTGTTCTGATAACTTTTCTttaacagaaagaataaaaaagaaagagaaaggacaaaTGAAAAGTATGAGAGACACACACTTATGAGTGACAAAAATTTTGGAGGAAAACTATGTCAGTCCTACTCAGAGTAATATTAAGAGTTCTCTGCAgagataattttatattaatattaaatttcCTAGATATTGCTTACCCAGCCATTGAATTTTCAGAAGAAGGATCACATATGGATGACTCTTCAGATTTTATGCTGGTTTTCTTTGTAGAGAGATCTAACACTCCATCCCCTATAATTTTTGCAAGAGAAGAAATTTTATATTTGTGACAGACAGGTAATCCttgcattttaacatttttcatattttgctcATCTACTAACTCGTGACctaaaaattaacatttgtatTTCACATGTGGCCATTAGCAATGCTCATCTTGTGGTTTTAGCAACAGGACATGACTGGGGAGgcactacaaaggaaaaaagaaaacagaaggagcGGCATTTCCAAGTAACAGGAAGAAACGAACAGGCTATGATATAAAATCTGTTTACAATCAACCCTTGGTCACCTTTCCCACTATTTTGCAGTGAACAGACATTTGACTGCTCATCCATAACTGTTTTCTATTCAAGGGTGCCAAGATGATGCTTTGGGAAAGGAGGAATGATGTAAGTTGTACAAAACAGGAAGCTCAGAAAATAAGATGATGAATAAGAACCTTAATGAGCATTTGCTAGGACTAGCAACATGTGAAACATATACTTTAGGTAAACTGTGACTCTATGAATAAGCAGCATAGTTTTTAGATGTCTAGGgataaaattttattgttttaaataattgaaatgtACAACAgttgatccattgtttatgtAATATATTGTGGTCATATCTGTGATTGGATGAAGACATAACTTAAGGTAATGTAACATTTTAGGAAAAATTCCCATTCAGAAGACATTTtgttattaaatacatatttgtatttgttattaaaatataattctttatTACAATTATAATACTGAATTTACAAATAGAACAATTCAATATTCAGACATTTTGTTACTCTGACAAACTTCAAGAtcaaaaataaactgaatttaaaacacaGCAATAAATAATACCATGAATGCTTTTACTGATAGCTAAAACACTGAAAATTTAAGAAATCATTAcaagaaaatacatgttttaaaaatatacttaaaaattcaatttagtttttaaaaaaagtcaactGGGTTTTACTGTTATCATACAAATTTAATAACATTTAAGTTCCTTGGCaagaaacgaaaaaaaaaaattaaaatgttccaCCCATAGCCCACTATGtagaattaaatattaattttattgagtgtttactatgtgcaAAGAATTGTTTTAAGAATCTGGAAagcagcagtaaaaaaaaaaaaaaaagcatataaagTACCCTGTCTCTTTGGTGCTTAGGGCCTAGAGAGAGAATTCATATTCCAAGCAACTGTAGTTCATGTTGATTGTAAGCGCTACTTAGGAAAAATAAAGGACAGTAAGTGGACAATAGTAATGAGGGCAAGGCTGAATAGGTTCCTATTTTACTGAGTAGTATTAGTACAGGCTTCTTTGACTCAGAGTCCTGAACAAAGTGAGGGTACCAACCAAGCAGATTACTCTGGAGAAAAGCTTCAGGAAGGAATAAGTTAGTGCAAAAACTCTGATATGGAATGGTATGTCTGGAATGTCTGAGGAATAACAGAGAGACCAGGGTAGCTAGAGTGGAGCaagccaggcagagtaagacaTGAGAAATATCACAGGAAGGCAGATCACACTGGACCTTACAGGCCATGGTGAGAAATCTGAACTTTAGTCTGATAACAGGAATTTCTACCTATGTCTCTgatcacttcttctttatctccTTAAAAATgggtctttgtctttcttttagtaCCTCAATTTATCATTCCAGTCAGCCTTTGGCCCTTTCTGCTTTTTCTTACTGTATTCTCTAGGAGATTCCTGGACTTCaattattaataatttatattcaatTTATTCCTAGAAAATGTTAGTAACATACAAATCTATAGTATATTTTTCTACAGTGTAAAGTATGCAAAACACTACACTAAGAGCATTACATGTTTTAACCCATTTAGTGCTTATACAGCACAATATATAAATAGGTCTTAATTtgcaaattttaatgataaaactGAAAGTGAGTTTAAttatcttgcccaaggtcatgaagatgtAAGCAGTGAAATTCAAAACCAGGAAGTCATATTCCAGTCTGCACTCAACTACAATTCTAATCTGTATAATACCttaaaaagacaaattacaaAATTGGTAATGGTGTAATAAATGTGACATGGTCATTATTAGTTTGGGAACACACCTCTTTGGAAACAATCTAGCAATATGTTATCAAAAACCTTTAAAATGTTCATAATCTTCTAGGTATCTATCttaagaaaagaatatttattacAACAATGTCATATTAGAAGACTTCCGATTTGCTGACCGTGTTTGACAGCCCATCGTGTTCATCCAAAAGTGATGTTTTTAATAAGTTGTTATTGaaatgacaataacaaaaatGTGTATAAGTACAGTTTACTGAATCTACACAAACTGAACATCTCTACGTAAGCAGCATCTAGATGACCACCACCAACCCAGACGCCTCCCTTTCCCCTATCTCCTTCTGGTCACTAATGCACCCCTATCCCCACCATCTTGACTTCTAACCACTTTATGCATTCTCTTTGATACAGCAATttcactactaggaatttactctGAGATAAAAATTAAGATTGAGAGCAAAATCTTAGCTCAAGTATATCTACTTATATATGTCTGAAGGTGTAGAATTCAATATAACATAATCCTTCCAcaaaatagaatactactcagctaaaTAAATCAATTTAACTATTAAAATGACTGCAAAAAAAGTCTAGTAATataaggatatttaaaaatattatttacaaaaacaaaagttACAGATGATTATATAATGTATGATTTGTGGGAATGAGgtctgggaggaggggaggagggaaggagag
This sequence is a window from Manis pentadactyla isolate mManPen7 chromosome 5, mManPen7.hap1, whole genome shotgun sequence. Protein-coding genes within it:
- the LCORL gene encoding ligand-dependent nuclear receptor corepressor-like protein isoform X6, encoding MDKGRERMAAAAAAAAAQCRSPRCAAERRGFRRELDSWRHRLMHCVGFESILEGLYGPRLRRDLSLFEDCEPEELTDWSMDEKCSFCNLQREAVSDCMPSLDSSQSTPTEELSSQGQSNTEKIECQAENYLNALFRKKDLPQNCDPNIPLVAQELMKKMIRQFAIEYISKSGKIQENRNGSIGPSLICKSIQMNQAENSLQEEQEGPLDLTVNRTQEQNTQQGDGVLDLSTKKTSIKSEESSICDPSSENSMAGRLHRNREDYVERSAEFADGLLSKALKDIQSGALDINKAGILYGIPQKTLLLHLEALPAGKPASFKNKTRDFNDSYSHKDSKETCAVLQKVALWARAQAERTEKSKLNLLETSELKFPTASSYLHQLTLQKMVTQFKEKNESLQYETSHPTVQLKIPQLRVSSVSKPQSDGHGLLDVMYQVSKTSPVLEGSALQKLKNILPKQNKIECSGPITHSSVDSYFLHGDLSPLCLNSKNGTVDGTSETTEDGLDRKDSKQPRKKRGRYRQYDHEIMEEAIAMVMSGKMSVSKAQGIYGVPHSTLEYKVKERSGTLKTPPKKKLRLPDTGLYNMTDSGTGSCKNGSKPV